One genomic region from Clostridium saccharobutylicum DSM 13864 encodes:
- a CDS encoding ABC transporter ATP-binding protein has translation MSLLKILNISMNYHSIKGETQALENINFEVEEGDFVSILGPSGCGKSTLLNIISGLIEPSGGHALYKGEDIEKNLDKIGYMFQKDHLFEWYTVWENVILGLKIKKQLNNKSEERANELLDTYGLTKFKEHYPSELSGGMRQRVALIRTLALNPEILFLDEPFSALDYQSRLLVCDDVYKIIKKEKKTAIMVTHDIGEAISTSKKVIVLSKRPGRVKVEIPINFAVSNLTPFEKRKNPQFSGYFNRLWKELN, from the coding sequence TTGAGTTTATTAAAAATATTAAATATATCTATGAATTATCATTCTATTAAAGGTGAGACACAAGCGTTAGAAAATATAAATTTTGAAGTTGAAGAAGGAGATTTTGTTTCTATTTTAGGACCATCTGGATGTGGAAAATCTACATTGCTTAATATAATAAGTGGATTAATAGAGCCATCAGGAGGACATGCTTTATATAAGGGAGAAGACATAGAAAAAAATTTAGACAAAATAGGATATATGTTTCAAAAGGATCATTTGTTTGAATGGTATACTGTTTGGGAAAATGTAATACTTGGATTAAAAATAAAAAAACAATTAAATAATAAATCAGAAGAAAGAGCAAATGAGTTATTAGATACGTATGGATTGACTAAATTTAAAGAACATTATCCAAGTGAGCTTTCTGGTGGTATGAGACAAAGAGTTGCATTAATACGAACTTTAGCATTAAACCCTGAAATACTTTTTTTAGATGAACCATTTTCGGCACTAGATTATCAATCTAGACTTTTAGTATGTGATGATGTTTATAAAATAATAAAAAAAGAAAAGAAAACTGCAATTATGGTAACGCATGATATTGGAGAAGCAATTTCAACTTCTAAAAAGGTAATAGTATTATCAAAAAGACCTGGAAGAGTAAAAGTAGAAATTCCAATAAATTTTGCAGTATCTAATTTAACACCATTTGAAAAGAGAAAAAATCCACAATTTAGCGGATATTTTAATAGATTGTGGAAGGAGTTGAATTAA
- a CDS encoding ABC transporter permease has protein sequence MSEEHKRYLKKIKDSKRKIVIVRILILVIFIALWQVAADFKLIDPFLTSSPSRVIKSCISLYKDGSLFQNIEITCYETILGFSLGTILGVLIAVILWWCPSLSKVLDPYLVVLNALPKVALAPIIIFWIGNGIQAIIVVALLISVITTIINVLSGFNEIDKEKIMLMKTFRASKLQTLRYLIFPYSVPIFISALKINVGLSWVGVIMGEFLVAKKGLGFLIVYGGQVAQLDMVMMSIVILSIIAFVMYEIVAFIEKKLVKEKS, from the coding sequence ATTAGTGAAGAACATAAGAGATATTTAAAAAAAATTAAAGATTCAAAAAGAAAAATTGTCATTGTAAGAATTCTTATACTTGTTATTTTTATTGCTTTATGGCAAGTAGCAGCAGATTTTAAACTAATCGATCCATTTCTAACTTCAAGTCCAAGTAGAGTAATTAAATCTTGCATTTCGTTATATAAAGATGGAAGCTTATTTCAGAATATTGAAATAACATGTTATGAAACAATTTTAGGATTTTCTTTAGGTACAATTTTGGGAGTTTTAATTGCTGTTATTTTATGGTGGTGTCCAAGCTTGTCAAAGGTATTAGACCCATACTTAGTAGTTCTAAATGCACTTCCTAAAGTAGCATTAGCACCAATTATAATCTTTTGGATTGGAAATGGTATACAAGCTATAATTGTTGTAGCTTTGTTAATTTCAGTTATAACGACAATTATAAATGTATTAAGTGGATTTAATGAAATAGACAAGGAAAAAATTATGCTCATGAAGACATTTAGAGCATCAAAGTTACAAACACTAAGATATTTGATATTTCCATATTCAGTTCCAATTTTCATTTCAGCATTAAAAATAAATGTTGGATTATCATGGGTAGGAGTAATAATGGGAGAATTTTTAGTAGCAAAAAAGGGTTTAGGATTTTTGATAGTTTACGGTGGACAAGTAGCCCAATTGGATATGGTAATGATGAGTATAGTAATTCTATCAATAATTGCATTTGTAATGTATGAGATTGTGGCATTTATTGAGAAGAAACTTGTGAAAGAAAAAAGTTAA